TGAGGACTTTGATCTTCATGGTGCCGTCTTCTTTATTGCAAGGAAACCACCTACAGGACCGGGAACCGATCCCTTGAGGTAGAGAAGTTGACGCTCGGCATCCACTTTAACCACGCGAAGATTCCGAATGGTCTGCTGCTCGTTTCCGTAATGTCCTGGCATGCGGCTTCCCTTCCAGATCCTGCCTGGTGAGGTTCCAGGACCGACGGAGCCAACACGGCGGTGGTGATTTGACCCGTGGGTTCGAGGCCCCCCGTGCCAGTTATGGCGCTTCATCCCCCCGGCAAAACCTCGTCCCTTGGTCCAGCCGACCACGTCCACCCTGTCACCGGGTTCAAACATAGCCACGTCAAGTTTCTTACCGGGCGTGACGTTATCTTCAAATTCTCCTCGCACCTCAATCACCCTGGCCGGCACAT
The DNA window shown above is from candidate division TA06 bacterium B3_TA06 and carries:
- a CDS encoding 50S ribosomal protein L3, which encodes MEAMLGRKLGMSRVYADGRKVTSVTLVETDSCHVVQRKTVERDGYAALQLGIGRRKRATKPLRGHLKKAGLGHVPARVIEVRGEFEDNVTPGKKLDVAMFEPGDRVDVVGWTKGRGFAGGMKRHNWHGGPRTHGSNHHRRVGSVGPGTSPGRIWKGSRMPGHYGNEQQTIRNLRVVKVDAERQLLYLKGSVPGPVGGFLAIKKTAP